In Crassostrea angulata isolate pt1a10 chromosome 4, ASM2561291v2, whole genome shotgun sequence, one genomic interval encodes:
- the LOC128182309 gene encoding uncharacterized protein LOC128182309, producing the protein MDKWISGPNKPNISLDEDFSLIEPESDKEIKPVVKKTSVQQFIADRFVKFSTWHSLVCAFRLLRRRCLHKIDKDRTFPKESVEESHETELFILRSSQRLSFKEEINCLKDSTPLPRKSALIQLNPFLDKDGILRVGGRLSQSPLPINQKHPIIIDRKSHATILLVRHYHEKVQHQGRVFTEGALRSHGFWIIGAKKIINSVLHKCVICRKLRRPFSQQIMADLPADRVVPSPPFTIVGVDVFGPWNIVARRTRGGLAHSKRWTVLFSCLTSKAIHIEVIEELSSSAFINALARFISIRGAVKEFRSDRGTNFVGALDHINVDVIYVESGPVKKFLSTNGAKWTFNPPQTSHMPGSWERMIGIARKILDALLLNTKAKELTHEVLCAFMCEVTAIMNSRPICPISTAPEDPVIISPSMLLTQKDLSVDLMRVDFHNIKDMYVSQWKHVQYLSSMFWKRLRDEYLQNLQVRRKWQNNQPDLKTGDVVLMRDPMVHRGQWPLGIVTRVFPSQNDGKVRTVEVRIIRDGKRVTFVRPITELVLLID; encoded by the coding sequence ATGGATAAATGGATTTCTGGACCAAATAAACCAAACATAAGCTTAGATGAAGACTTTTCATTGATTGAACCTGAGAGtgacaaagaaataaaaccagTAGTGAAGAAAACTTCTGTACAGCAATTTATTGCTGATCGATTTGTGAAATTTTCAACGTGGCACAGTTTAGTTTGTGCATTCAGACTTCTAAGAAGAAGATGTCTCCACAAGATAGACAAAGATCGGACCTTCCCTAAAGAGAGTGTTGAAGAATCACATGAAACTGAACTGTTCATTCTCCGTAGTTCTCAGAGACTTTCGTTCAAAGAAGAAATCAACTGTTTGAAAGACAGTACACCTCTACCTCGTAAAAGTGCTCTCATACAGCTCAACCCCTTTCTGGACAAGGATGGAATTCTGAGAGTCGGCGGACGTCTTAGTCAATCTCCGTTACCAATAAACCAAAAACACCCGATAATCATTGACAGGAAATCACATGCTACTATTTTACTAGTCAGACATTATCATGAGAAGGTACAACACCAAGGAAGAGTGTTCACAGAAGGTGCCCTACGATCTCACGGTTTCTGGATTATAGGAGCCAAAAAGATTATCAATTCTGTGTTACATAAGTGTGTGATTTGTAGGAAACTACGTAGACCTTTCTCTCAACAAATCATGGCTGACCTGCCAGCAGACAGAGTTGTTCCGTCACCTCCGTTTACTATAGTAGGCGTCGACGTTTTTGGTCCGTGGAACATTGTAGCACGCAGAACACGAGGAGGACTAGCACATTCGAAAAGATGGACCGTACTCTTCAGCTGTCTCACATCTAAGGCAATTCATATTGAGGTCATAGAGGAGCTAAGCAGTTCAGCATTTATAAATGCCCTTGCACGATTCATATCCATACGAGGAGCCGTAAAGGAATTTCGATCAGATCGTGGAACGAACTTCGTAGGAGCATTAGATCACATTAATGTTGATGTGATTTATGTAGAGTCTGGACCAGTAAAGAAATTTCTGTCTACAAATGGAGCCAAATGGACCTTTAATCCTCCCCAAACGTCGCATATGCCCGGATCATGGGAAAGAATGATCGGGATTGCAAGGAAGATTCTTGACGCTCTTCTACTCAACACTAAAGCCAAGGAACTTACTCATGAAGTGTTGTGTGCATTTATGTGCGAAGTTACCGCAATCATGAACTCTAGACCGATATGTCCTATTTCTACAGCTCCTGAAGATCCAGTGATTATCAGTCCTTCAATGTTGTTAACACAGAAGGACTTAAGTGTTGACTTGATGCGTGTTGACTTTCATAACATTAAAGACATGTACGTATCGCAGTGGAAACACGTCCAGTATCTCTCCAGCATGTTTTGGAAGCGATTGCGAGATGAGTACTTGCAGAACTTACAAGTCCGTCGTAAATGGCAGAACAACCAACCTGATCTGAAGACTGGTGACGTCGTCCTCATGCGCGATCCGATGGTTCATCGCGGACAATGGCCTCTTGGTATCGTTACAAGAGTTTTCCCGAGTCAGAATGATGGTAAAGTCAGGACGGTGGAGGTTCGCATCATCAGAGATGGGAAGCGTGTGACTTTTGTGAGACCAATTACAGAACTTGTGTTATTAATTGATTAG